The following proteins are co-located in the Pontiella desulfatans genome:
- the istB gene encoding IS21-like element helper ATPase IstB, producing MSAQTSSHVLLEHYLKTLKLPSILREHRKMASVCQAERADYSTYLLRLIEQEILDREQRAAERRLKSARFPVVKTLDSFRFEEQPSINQPLVRELAHGEFIKERENVLLIGNSGTGKTHLATALAFAACQMGFKVRFFGVTALVTQLLERREERQLDRFFKQLERSDLLVLDELGYVPFSKLGAELLFEVVSRAYERTSLVVTTNLPFESWTEVMGSQRLTGALLDRLTHRVHILEANGESFRLQDSLRRRGQRQKTKKP from the coding sequence ATGAGTGCACAGACCTCGTCACACGTACTGCTGGAGCACTACCTCAAAACGCTCAAGCTGCCGAGTATCCTGCGGGAGCACCGCAAGATGGCCTCGGTCTGCCAGGCCGAACGGGCCGATTACTCGACCTATTTGCTGCGGCTCATCGAACAGGAGATCCTCGACCGGGAACAACGGGCCGCCGAACGCCGACTCAAGTCCGCCCGTTTCCCCGTTGTGAAAACCCTCGACAGCTTCCGGTTCGAGGAGCAGCCCTCGATCAACCAGCCTTTGGTGAGGGAACTAGCCCATGGCGAGTTTATCAAGGAGCGGGAGAACGTGCTGCTGATCGGCAACAGCGGAACCGGAAAAACCCACCTCGCCACCGCCCTGGCCTTCGCCGCCTGCCAGATGGGCTTCAAGGTGCGGTTCTTCGGCGTCACCGCCCTGGTCACGCAGTTGCTCGAACGCCGGGAGGAAAGGCAGCTTGACCGGTTCTTCAAGCAACTCGAGCGCTCCGACCTGCTCGTTCTCGATGAACTCGGCTACGTTCCGTTCTCCAAGCTGGGGGCAGAACTGCTCTTCGAGGTCGTCAGTCGGGCCTACGAGCGCACCAGCCTCGTGGTGACCACCAACCTGCCCTTCGAATCGTGGACGGAGGTGATGGGCTCCCAGCGGCTTACCGGAGCCTTGCTCGACCGCCTGACCCACCGGGTCCATATCCTCGAGGCCAATGGTGAAAGCTTCAGGTTGCAGGACTCATTGCGCCGCCGGGGACAGCGGCAGAAAACAAAGAAACCGTAG
- the istA gene encoding IS21 family transposase, producing the protein MQWWTDIRRKVLVEGVSKRQVKAEYRIHTKTLEKILAHPKPPGYRMTQPRSKPMIGPFLGRIEEILRQDRELPKKQRHTAKRIFDRLKEEGYTGGYTQVKDAVRNARVRLKDVYIPLAHRPGEAQMDFGYALAKINGQLRKVAFFVMSLPYSDAVYVQAYEKICTEVFWDGHVRAFTFFDGVPCRISYDNERVMVAKVMKRHQRKLTDGFLQLQSHYLFKEHFCNVARGNEKGVVESMVRYTRSNFMVPVPEVRSFDELNRMLEERCREELGRNLRGKDGTKGQLLADERGRFIDLPVVPFESCRVRTCTASSLSLVRFDGNDYSVPVRYAHYETVVKGYIDRIVVCRGDECIAEHPRLWGKAGVHFNPVHYLALLERKPGGLDHARPLEDWKLPSCFRDLRSRLEADLDGEGTREYIKVLRLLEKHSPKELARAVEQGLRCGASSRDAIAQFLIPRPEWRCTRFNLDGHEHLRHVQVASADVADYNRLLGQEVGA; encoded by the coding sequence ATGCAATGGTGGACCGACATCAGACGAAAGGTGCTTGTTGAAGGCGTCAGCAAGCGACAGGTTAAGGCCGAGTACAGGATTCACACCAAGACGCTGGAGAAGATTCTGGCGCATCCTAAGCCTCCTGGATACCGGATGACCCAGCCGAGGTCGAAGCCCATGATCGGGCCGTTTCTCGGCCGGATCGAAGAGATTCTCCGGCAGGACCGGGAGTTACCGAAGAAGCAACGGCATACAGCCAAGCGGATTTTTGATCGCTTGAAAGAGGAAGGATACACCGGCGGGTATACGCAGGTAAAAGATGCCGTGCGCAACGCCCGGGTGCGGTTGAAGGATGTCTACATTCCGCTGGCTCATCGGCCCGGCGAGGCGCAGATGGATTTCGGCTATGCCCTCGCTAAAATAAACGGCCAGCTTCGGAAGGTCGCATTTTTTGTGATGAGCCTGCCGTATTCGGATGCGGTTTATGTGCAGGCCTACGAAAAGATCTGCACGGAGGTTTTCTGGGATGGGCATGTGAGGGCCTTCACCTTTTTCGATGGCGTACCCTGCCGTATCAGCTACGACAACGAGCGGGTGATGGTGGCCAAGGTGATGAAGCGCCACCAACGCAAGCTCACCGACGGGTTCCTCCAGCTCCAGAGCCACTATCTGTTCAAGGAACACTTCTGCAACGTGGCCCGAGGTAACGAAAAGGGCGTGGTCGAATCGATGGTGCGCTATACTCGTTCCAACTTCATGGTTCCGGTGCCGGAGGTTCGTAGCTTTGATGAGCTCAACCGCATGCTTGAAGAGCGTTGCCGGGAGGAGCTTGGGCGTAATCTGCGGGGCAAGGACGGAACGAAGGGGCAGTTGCTGGCCGATGAGCGTGGCCGTTTTATTGATCTGCCGGTCGTGCCGTTCGAGTCCTGCCGGGTGCGAACCTGCACCGCCAGCTCCTTGTCGCTCGTGCGTTTCGACGGCAACGATTATTCGGTGCCCGTGCGCTACGCCCACTACGAAACGGTGGTCAAGGGCTATATCGACCGGATTGTGGTCTGCCGGGGCGATGAATGCATCGCCGAACATCCCCGGTTGTGGGGCAAGGCCGGCGTCCATTTCAACCCCGTGCACTATCTCGCACTGCTCGAACGCAAGCCCGGCGGGCTCGACCACGCCCGGCCATTGGAAGACTGGAAACTGCCATCCTGCTTTCGGGATCTGCGCAGCAGGCTGGAGGCCGATCTCGATGGCGAAGGAACCCGGGAGTACATCAAGGTGCTGCGTCTGCTCGAAAAGCATTCACCCAAGGAACTGGCCCGGGCCGTTGAGCAGGGGCTGCGTTGCGGGGCCTCCTCCCGAGACGCCATTGCCCAGTTCCTCATTCCCCGGCCGGAATGGCGATGCACCCGGTTCAACCTGGATGGACACGAGCATCTACGCCACGTGCAGGTCGCCAGCGCAGATGTGGCCGATTACAATCGCCTGCTCGGACAGGAGGTGGGCGCATGA
- a CDS encoding IS110 family transposase, translated as MKYYKTTTKYNCGIDLHTRQMYICVMDLDGKILVHRNIRNNDFGFFLKLVEPYKDDLTVTCESCFVCFGLADACEDAGINFVLAHAYYVKSIAANKHKNDKEDARELAECLRKKGQAA; from the coding sequence ATGAAGTATTACAAAACAACGACGAAATACAACTGCGGAATCGATCTGCATACACGGCAGATGTACATCTGCGTGATGGATCTGGATGGAAAGATCCTGGTTCACCGCAATATCCGGAACAACGACTTCGGCTTTTTCCTGAAGCTGGTTGAGCCGTACAAGGATGATCTGACGGTGACGTGCGAGAGCTGCTTTGTCTGCTTTGGATTGGCCGATGCCTGCGAGGATGCGGGGATCAATTTCGTGCTGGCCCATGCGTACTATGTGAAATCGATTGCGGCGAACAAGCATAAGAACGACAAGGAGGATGCCCGGGAGCTGGCCGAGTGCCTGCGGAAAAAGGGTCAGGCCGCCTAA
- a CDS encoding MFS transporter — MTQKQDKAVSVWRKTAFGVGGVGDTLMQNAVNNMANQVLNIHLGINPVLISVAIFISRLWDAFTDPVMGSISDNTRTRFGRRRPYMLVGGIGGGLLFILLWRFPFVSTQTGYFLWFLGASLAFYTLYSVFSVPFNALGYELSPSYNERTRIMAFKFAFAAIAGLLIQWQFKFTQLDCFTDTLDGMRSVSLFIAGVIILTTVVPALFCKERFAREVAAQGKLRLFDSLATTFRNRAFGLLMLALVLCCLGLFMVTQMGIYINIYYIFEGDKKAASTMLGIAGSTYHLMGGIIASPIISWFASRFGKKRVLMAGLGIAMCGAASKYFTYTPDAPYLQLLSLAMMSPGLACLWILTSSMVADICDEDELEHGTRREGMFSAVYGYVLKIGISVGLLLTGFLLNAAGFDATLGVEQSSYAIFCLRVMHGAVPAVALLIAIILIARFPITPERAARVRQELERRHAEGEL, encoded by the coding sequence ATGACTCAAAAGCAGGATAAAGCGGTTTCGGTTTGGCGCAAGACGGCGTTTGGCGTGGGCGGCGTAGGCGACACGCTGATGCAGAACGCGGTCAACAACATGGCCAACCAGGTGCTGAACATTCACCTCGGGATCAATCCGGTTCTGATCAGCGTAGCGATCTTTATCTCGCGCCTCTGGGATGCGTTCACCGATCCGGTCATGGGATCGATCTCCGATAACACGCGCACGCGGTTCGGTCGGCGGCGGCCCTACATGCTGGTCGGGGGCATCGGCGGCGGATTGCTGTTTATTCTTTTGTGGCGTTTCCCGTTCGTCAGTACGCAAACGGGCTATTTTCTCTGGTTTCTCGGCGCCAGTCTGGCTTTCTACACGTTATACTCCGTTTTTTCGGTGCCATTCAACGCGCTCGGTTACGAGCTGAGTCCGAGCTATAACGAGCGCACGCGCATTATGGCGTTCAAGTTTGCGTTCGCGGCCATTGCCGGGCTGTTGATCCAATGGCAATTCAAGTTCACCCAGTTGGACTGTTTTACGGATACGCTCGACGGCATGCGCAGCGTTTCGTTGTTTATCGCGGGCGTGATCATCCTGACGACGGTTGTTCCTGCCCTATTCTGCAAGGAGCGGTTTGCGCGCGAGGTCGCCGCGCAGGGGAAGCTTCGCCTGTTCGATAGTCTGGCCACCACGTTCCGGAACCGCGCCTTCGGTTTGCTGATGCTGGCGCTGGTGCTTTGCTGCCTCGGATTGTTCATGGTCACCCAGATGGGGATCTACATCAACATCTACTACATTTTCGAGGGCGACAAAAAGGCCGCCTCCACCATGCTCGGTATCGCGGGGAGCACCTACCACCTGATGGGGGGCATCATCGCATCACCAATCATCAGTTGGTTCGCTTCCCGGTTTGGCAAGAAACGGGTGCTGATGGCCGGGCTGGGGATCGCCATGTGCGGCGCGGCCAGTAAATATTTCACCTACACCCCGGACGCGCCGTATCTACAGCTGCTCAGCCTGGCCATGATGTCGCCCGGTCTCGCCTGCCTTTGGATCCTGACCTCGTCCATGGTGGCCGACATCTGCGACGAGGATGAACTCGAACACGGTACACGGCGCGAAGGCATGTTCAGCGCGGTTTATGGATATGTGTTGAAAATCGGTATTTCCGTGGGTCTATTGCTGACCGGGTTCCTGCTGAACGCGGCGGGGTTCGACGCAACGCTAGGGGTTGAGCAATCTTCGTATGCGATTTTTTGCCTGCGCGTCATGCACGGCGCCGTTCCCGCCGTCGCGCTTTTGATTGCGATCATCCTGATTGCCCGTTTCCCCATCACGCCCGAGCGCGCCGCCCGCGTCCGACAGGAGCTGGAGCGACGGCATGCGGAAGGGGAACTCTAG